In Oryza glaberrima chromosome 8, OglaRS2, whole genome shotgun sequence, the following are encoded in one genomic region:
- the LOC127782457 gene encoding probable galacturonosyltransferase 4 — translation MVRRRRRSVLLLLLALTVLSPLVLYTRRLSAALNPNQRRDLPGEIVNQGRGVKASKLNALPLETVGSLKEPVGIVFSEESRESASKSTEPDSQEFLLRKAGKHKNRVLSEATAADSARSEDDDLIEQVTSKEGEDDGLATVSVDQQQITTASQQRSASEASSLENVPEQTSMENSLEGNKDGALLDTRIRNIRDLLIKAKVYLGLGAIRANPQYLKDLRQRIREVQKVLGDASKDSDLPKNANEKVKTLEQTLIKGKLMQDDCSVVVKKLRAMLHSAEEQLHAHKKQTVFLTQLAAKTLPKGLHCLPLRLANEYFLLDPSHQQFPNKEKLDDPKLYHYALFSDNILAAAVVVNSTVLNAKHPSHHVFHIVTDRLNYAAMRMWFLSNPPGKATIEVRNIEEFTWLNASYSPVLKQLESQSMIDYYFRTHRANSDSNLKYRNPKYLSILNHLRFYLPEIYPNLHKIVFLDDDVVIKKDLTSLWSIDMKGKVIGVVETCGESFHRFDRYLNFSNLVIVKNFDPHACGWAFGMNVFDLAEWRRQNITEIYHSWQKLNQDRLLWKLGTLPPGLITFWNKTLPLNRSWHVLGLGYNPHVSSRDIERAAVIHYNGNMKPWLEIGLPKFRNYWSAYLDYDQPFLRECNINP, via the exons atggtgaggcggcggcggcggtccgtgctgctgctcctcctcgccctcacgGTGCTCTCGCCGCTCGTGCTCTACACGCGCCGTCTCTCGGCGGCGCTTAACCCCAACC AGAGGAGGGATTTGCCTGGCGAAATCGTGAATCAG GGCCGTGGTGTTAAGGCTAGCAAGCTAAATGCACTTCCTCTG GAAACTGTGGGTTCTTTGAAAGAACCCGTTGGCATCGTCTTCTCGGAGGAGTCACGCGAATCTGCAAGCAAATCGACCGAACCCGATAGCCAAG AATTTCTATTGAGGAAGGCAGGGAAGCACAAGAACCGGGTGCTCTCTGAGGCCACGGCTGCTGATAGTGCCAGATCGGAAGACGATGACTTGATCGAGCAAGTGACAAGCAAGGAGGGAGAAGATGATGGCTTGGCGACGGTGTCAGTTGATCAGCAGCAGATAACCACGGCATCCCAACAGCGATCTGCTTCTGAG GCAAGTTCATTGGAGAATGTGCCTGAACAGACATCCATGGAAAACTCTCTGGAAGGAAACAAAGATGGTGCTTTGCTTGATACTAGAATCCGCAATATCAGGGATCTGTTAATCAAGGCAAAGGTCTACCTTGGTCTTGGAGCCATTCGAGCAAATCCCCAGTACCTCAAAGACTTGAGGCAGCGGATTCGGGAAGTTCAAAAGGTTCTTGGTGATGCATCCAAGGACTCCGATCTACCCAAGAA TGCCAATGAGAAGGTGAAAACACTTGAGCAGACACTGATCAAGGGAAAACTGATGCAGGATGATTGTTCTGTTGTTGTCAAAAAGCTTCGAGCTATGCTTCACTCAGCTGAGGAGCAACTGCATGCACACAAGAAGCAAACTGTTTTCCTAACACAACTTGCAGCCAAAACCCTTCCCAAGGGTCTTCACTGCCTCCCCTTGAGGCTAGCTaatgaatattttttattggatCCTAGCCATCAGCAATTCCCaaacaaggaaaaacttgaTGACCCCAAACTATATCACTATGCATTGTTCTCTGACAATATATTGGCAGCAGCTGTAGTTGTTAATTCAACAGTGTTAAATGCCAAG cATCCTTCTCATCATGTCTTCCACATAGTAACTGACAGACTAAACTATGCTGCAATGAGAATGTGGTTCCTCTCTAACCCTCCTGGGAAAGCAACGATTGAAGTACGGAATATTGAAGAGTTCACATGGCTAAATGCCAGCTACAGCCCAGTGCTGAAACAGCTCGAATCACAATCAATGATAGATTACTACTTCAGGACACATCGTGCAAACTCAGATTCAAACTTGAAGTACAGAAACCCAAAATATCTTTCTATTCTCAATCATTTGCGATTTTATCTACCTGAGATTTACCCAAATCTCCACAAGATTGTCTTTCTTGATGATGATGTAGTGATAAAGAAGGACCTAACCAGCCTCTGGTCAATTGATATGAAGGGGAAAGTAATTGGTGTTGTAGAGACTTGTGGAGAGAGCTTCCATCGTTTTGATCGTTACCTTAATTTCTCAAATCTTGTCATTGTGAAGAATTTTGACCCCCATGCATGTGGATGGGCTTTTGGAATGAATGTCTTTGATCTGGCTGAATGGAGGCGGCAGAACATAACTGAAATCTATCACTCCTGGCAAAAGCTT AATCAGGACAGATTACTATGGAAACTTGGCACTCTGCCTCCAGGTTTGATTACATTCTGGAATAAGACGCTTCCCCTCAATCGTTCATGGCATGTCCTTGGTCTTGGTTACAACCCGCATGTGAGCAGCAGAGATATTGAACGTGCCGCGGTCATACATTACAATGGCAATATGAAGCCTTGGCTGGAGATTGGTCTGCCCAAATTCCGAAACTACTGGTCGGCATACCTCGATTATGACCAGCCCTTCCTGCGGGAGTGTAACATCAATCCTTGA
- the LOC127782724 gene encoding exopolygalacturonase-like, protein MEARLRLLVIVVVVAGHCAAVASAAGNSSVVGYHGDPTFNVRNYGAKGNGQTDDSKALMTAWKAACAATGAVTLVLPPGTYYIGPVQFHGPCSKATTMTFLMQGTLKAATDLKRFGNDWVEFGWVNHLIVSGQNGAAFDGQGAASWPFNKCPIRKDCKVLPTSVLFVNNNNMVVQNVASVNSKFFHMALLQCSGAKISGVKISAPESSPNTDGIHIERSNGVSIADTTIATGDDCISIGQGNDNIDVARVHCGPGHGMSVGSLGRYVGEGDVTRIHVRDMTFHGTMNGVRIKTWENSPTKSNAAHMLFENLVMNDVQNPIIIDQKYCPYYNCEHKFVSGVTIKDVQFKNIKGTATTQVAVLLKCGVPCQGVVLQDVDLRYKGNGVSSSKCENVRAKYAGFQNPKPCP, encoded by the exons ATGGaggcgcggctgcggctgctcgtcatcgtcgtcgttgttgccgggcactgcgccgccgtcgcgtccgcCGCCGGTAACTCGTCGGTGGTGGGGTACCACGGGGACCCGACGTTCAACGTCAGGAACTACGGCGCCAAGGGGAACGGCCAAACCGACGACAGCAAG GCGCTGATGACGGCGTGGAAGGCGGCGTGCGCGGCGACCGGGGCGGTGACGCTGGTGCTCCCGCCGGGGACCTACTACATCGGGCCGGTGCAGTTCCATGGCCCCTGCAGCAAGGCCACCACCATGACCTTCCTCATGCAG GGGACGCTCAAGGCGGCGACCGACCTGAAGAGGTTTGGCAACGACTGGGTCGAGTTCGGGTGGGTGAACCACCTCATCGTCTCCGGCCAGAACGGCGCCGCCTTCGACGGCCAGGGCGCCGCCTCCTGGCCCTTCAACAAGTGCCCCATCCGCAAGGACTGCAAAGTCCTCCCCACC AGCGTGCTGTTCgtgaacaacaacaacatggTGGTGCAGAACGTGGCGTCGGTGAACAGCAAGTTCTTCCACATGGCGCTGCTGCAGTGCAGCGGGGCGAAGATCAGCGGGGTGAAGATCAGCGCGCCGGAGAGCAGCCCGAACACGGACGGCATCCACATCGAGCGGAGCAACGGGGTGTCCATCGCGGACACCACCATCGCGACGGGCGACGACTGCATCTCCATCGGGCAGGGGAACGACAACATCGACGTGGCGCGCGTCCACTGCGGGCCGGGGCACGGCATGAGCGTGGGCAGCCTCGGCCGGTACGTCGGCGAGGGGGACGTCACGCGGATCCACGTCCGCGACATGACCTTCCACGGCACCATGAACGGCGTCCGCATCAAGACGTGGGAGAACTCCCCCACCAAGAGCAACGCCGCCCACATGCTGTTCGAGAACCTCGTCATGAACGACGTCCAGAACCCCATCATCATCGACCAGAAGTACTGCCCCTACTACAACTGCGAGCACAAG TTCGTGTCCGGGGTGACGATCAAGGACGTGCAGTTCAAGAACATCAaggggacggcgacgacgcaggTGGCGGTGCTGCTCAAGTGCGGGGTGCCGTGCCAGGGCGTCGTGCTGCAGGACGTCGACCTGCGGTACAAGGGGAACGGCGTCTCGTCGTCCAAGTGCGAGAACGTCAGGGCCAAGTACGCCGGCTTCCAGAACCCCAAGCCGTGCCCGTAG